In Lathamus discolor isolate bLatDis1 chromosome 1, bLatDis1.hap1, whole genome shotgun sequence, the following are encoded in one genomic region:
- the GALR3 gene encoding LOW QUALITY PROTEIN: galanin receptor type 3 (The sequence of the model RefSeq protein was modified relative to this genomic sequence to represent the inferred CDS: inserted 2 bases in 1 codon) produces the protein MPGGWNTSSNSPELRAAGIIVPVIFSLIFLLGTVGNGLVLAVLLRNGQVINTTNLFILNLAMADLCFIICCVPFQATIYTLDGWLFGAFACKAVHFLIYLTMYASSFTLAAVSIDRYLAIRYPLKSRDLRTSRNAGVAIVAIWSLSLLFAGPYLSYYQIVHYHGVPICVPIWEDQRRKILDLLTFVFGYLLPVTVVSLAYARTIKFLWTSVDPIERISDSRKAKRKVTKMIVAVAILFCLCWLPHHLVILCFWFGHFPFNRATYVCRLASHCLSYANSCLNPIVYALISKHFRKRFKQVFTCLLLQKKTKKKKNKRFGRKVHVVNVGKGFTNSTRGFYGANSEVAQVPEENTRKRDAEGASHARAWTHQLQDATFSAQELLEEESLATPAHPLAMXPPRGAQEFLTVHYR, from the exons ATGCCAGGGGGATGGAACACCTCATCCAACAGTCCAGAGCTGCGAGCAGCCGGCATTATTGTGCCCGTCATCTTCTCCCTCATCTTCCTCCTGGGTACCGTGGGGAACGGGCTGGTGCTGGCCGTGCTGCTGCGGAACGGCCAAGTCATTAACACCACCAACCTCTTCATCCTTAACCTGGCCATGGCTGACCTGTGCTTCATCATCTGCTGCGTCCCCTTCCAGGCCACCATTTACACCCTGGATGGGTGGCTTTTTGGGGCCTTTGCCTGCAAGGCTGTGCATTTCCTGATCTACCTCACCATGTACGCCAGCAGCTTCACCCTGGCTGCTGTCTCCATTGACAG GTACCTGGCCATTCGCTATCCACTGAAGTCCCGGGATCTCCGCACCTCCCGAAATGCAGGAGTGGCCATTGTAGCAATCTGGTCACTGTCACTGCTCTTTGCGGGGCCTTACCTCAGTTACTACCAGATTGTCCATTACCACGGGGTGCCCATCTGTGTCCCCATCTGGGAGGACCAGCGCCGGAAGATTCTGGACCTCCTCACGTTTGTCTTTGGATACCTTCTGCCCGTGACCGTTGTGAGCCTGGCATACGCCAGAACCATCAAGTTCCTGTGGACCTCCGTAGATCCCATAGAAAGGATCTCGGATTCCCGGAAGGCCAAGCGTAAGGTCACCAAGATGATTGTGGCTGTGGCCATCCTGTTCTGCCTCTGCTGGCTGCCCCACCACCTGGTCATCCTGTGCTTCTGGTTTGGCCACTTCCCCTTCAACCGAGCCACTTATGTTTGCCGCCTGGCTTCCCACTGCCTTTCCTATGCCAACTCCTGCCTCAACCCCATCGTCTATGCCCTCATCTCCAAGCATTTCCGCAAGCGTTTCAAGCAGGTCTTCacctgcctcctcctccagaAGAAGACCAAGAAGAAGAAGAACAAGAGATTTGGAAGGAAAGTCCATGTGGTCAACGTGGGCAAAGGTTTCACCAACAGCACCAGAGGTTTCTATGGAGCCAACAGTGAAGTGGCCCAGGTCCCAGAGGAGAACACCAGGAAGAGGGACGCTGAAGGTGCCAGTCATGCCAGAGCATGGACTCACCAGCTACAAGATGCTACGTTCTCTGCTCAGGAGCTACTGGAGGAGGAAAGCTTGGCAACACCTGCCCATCCCCTAGCTAT GCCCCCAAGAGGAGCTCAGGAGTTTCTGACTGTTCACTACAGATGA
- the LOC136013978 gene encoding noggin-like yields MDGAHQRCLLLLLLCLLPQPSIPGPPPPAAEPQEPPPLPPSGTADPSAHILRGRPSAPVRPYSLSLSPDDYHYYPKPRHLRPGQLRRLLGSAFDPFWMATAEPRRRNSSILEDTLETQSRELEDGAGRYRRKLRREAEGLELPALLPPGPALSAELRGAVSRSLRQWLVEQAACRLTSTWVDLGAVFWPRWVRHTACETGPRSCSWPPGMGCRPAQLTHIKLLAWHCWAVRHPAPPRCAWRQIPYPVVAACKCSCR; encoded by the coding sequence ATGGACGGAGCACACCagcgctgcctcctcctcctcctcctctgcctgctcccgcAGCCGAGCATCCCGGGCCCGCCGCCACCTGCGGCTGAACCCCaggagccgccgccgctgccgccgtcGGGCACCGCGGACCCCAGTGCCCACATCCTGCGCGGCCGCCCCTCGGCCCCGGTGCGGCCATACAGCCTCTCGCTCTCACCTGACGACTACCACTACTACCCCAAGCCGCGGCACCTGCGGCCCGGGCAGCTGCGCCGGCTGCTGGGCTCAGCCTTCGACCCGTTCTGGATGGCCACGGCGGAGCCGCGCCGCCgcaacagcagcatcctggagGACACCCTGGAGACCCAGAGCCGGGAGCTGGAGGACGGCGCCGGGCGCTACCGCCGCAAGCTGCGGCGAGAGgctgaggggctggagctgcccgCGCTGCTGCCCCCCGGCCCGGCGCTGTCCGCTGAGCTGCGGGGCGCCGTGTCCCGCAGCCTGCGGCAGTGGCTGGTGGAGCAGGCTGCCTGCCGCCTCACCTCCACGTGGGTTGACCTGGGAGCTGTGTTCTGGCCGCGCTGGGTGCGCCACACTGCCTGCGAGACCGGGCCCCGCAGCTGCTCCTGGCCCCCCGGCATGGGCTGCCGGCCCGCACAGCTCACGCACATCAAGCTGCTGGCCTGGCACTGCTGGGCCGTGCGGCACCCCGCGCCCCCGCGCTGCGCATGGCGGCAGATCCCATACCCGGTTGTGGCCGCCTGCAAGTGCTCCTGCCGCTGA
- the GCAT gene encoding 2-amino-3-ketobutyrate coenzyme A ligase, mitochondrial — MWRGAAVRMLRGGGAGTPRSASGAASAQLRRLLENELEDIRGAGTWKSERIIASRQGPHLRLASGGAGILNFCANNYLGLSSHPEVIRAAVEALEKFGAGLSSVRFICGTQSIHKDLEEKIARFHQREDAILYPSCFDANAGIFEALLTPEDAVLSDELNHASIIDGIRLCKANKYRYKHMDMQDLEAKLQDAQKHRLRLVATDGAFSMDGDIAPLREICQLAQKYDALVFIDECHATGFLGPNGRGTDELLGVMDKVTIINSTLGKALGGAAGGYTTGPKPLIDLLRQRSRPYLFSNSLPPAVVGCASKALDLLMESNAIAQSMAAKTQRFRSKMTAAGFTISGKDHPICPVMLGDARLAAVMAEDMLNRGIYVIGFSYPVVPKGKARIRVQISAVHSDEDIDHCVEAFTEVGRKHGAIP; from the exons ATGTGGCGCGGCGCGGCGGTGCGGATGctgcggggcggcggggccgggaccCCCCGGTCCGCATCGGGAGCGGCCTCGGCTCAGCTCCGGCGGCTGCTGGAGAACGAGCTGGAGGACATCCGAGGCGCCGGCACTTGGAAGAGCGAGAGGATCATCGCCTCCCGGCAAGGCCCCCACCTCCGCTTGGCGAGCGGAGGAGCTG GGATCCTCAACTTCTGTGCCAATAACTACCTGGGGCTCTCCAGCCACCCCGAGGTGATCCGCGCTGCAGTGGAGGCCCTGGAGAAGTTCGGCGCTGGGCTCAGCTCTGTCCGCTTCATCTGTGGTACCCAG AGCATACACAAGGACCTGGAGGAGAAGATTGCACGTTTCCACCAGCGGGAAGATGCCATTCTCTATCCTAGCTGCTTTGATGCCAACGCGGGCATCTTTGAG GCCCTGCTGACCCCAGAGGATGCAGTGCTGTCGGATGAGCTGAACCATGCCTCCATCATTGACGGGATCCGCCTGTGCAAGGCTAACAAGTACCGCTACAAGCACATGGACATGCAGGACCTGGAGGCCAAGCTGCAGGATGCGCAG AAACATCGTCTGCGGCTGGTGGCCACTGATGGTGCCTTCTCCATGGATGGTGACATTGCACCCCTGAGGGAGATCTGCCAGCTGGCCCAGAAGTACGATGCCCTGGTCTTCATTGACGAATGCCATGCCACAGGCTTCCTGGGACCCAATGGCCG GGGTACCGATGAGCTCCTGGGAGTGATGGACAAAGTCACCATCATCAATTCCACCCTGGGAAAAGCTCTTGGAGGAGCTGCAG GCGGGTACACGACTGGCCCCAAACCCCTCATTGATTTGCTCCGACAACGTTCCCGCCCATACCTCTTCTCCAACAGCCTGCCGCCCGCCGTGGTGGGCTGTGCATCCAAGGCCCTGGACCTGCTCATGGAGAGCAATGCCATTGCACAGTCCATGGCTGCCAAGACCCAACG GTTCAGAAGTAAGATGACAGCAGCCGGCTTCACCATCTCAGGGAAAGACCACCCCATCTGTCCTGTCATGCTTGGGGACGCTCGGCtggctgcagtgatggctgAGGACATGCTGAACAGAG GCATTTATGTCATTGGCTTCAGCTACCCTGTGGTCCCCAAGGGAAAGGCCCGTATCCGTGTCCAGATCTCGGCTGTACACAGCGATGAGGATATCGACCACTGTGTGGAAGCCTTCACCGAGGTGGGACGGAAACATGGAGCGATACCATGA
- the LOC136013993 gene encoding histone H5, which produces MSDSPIPLPAPAPKPKRARAARRPAAHPTYSDMIAAAIRAEKSRGGSSRQSIQKYVKSHYKVGQNADAQIRLAIRRLVATGVLKQTKGVGASGSFRLAKGNKAKRSPSRKRKKAARRSTSPRKAARRRRSKSPAKKPKSAAKRARKKSRTSPKKAKRPKTVRAKSRKVSRPKKAKRSKPKAKSSARKSPKKK; this is translated from the coding sequence ATGTCGGACAGCCCCATCCCGCTCCCGGCTCCGGCCCCCAAGCCCAAGCGGGCCAGGGCGGCGCGGCGGCCGGCGGCTCACCCGACCTACTCGGACATGATCGCGGCGGCCATCCGCGCCGAGAAGAGCCGCGGCGGGTCGTCCCGGCAGTCCATCCAGAAGTACGTGAAGAGCCACTACAAGGTGGGCCAGAACGCCGATGCCCAGATCAGGCTCGCCATCCGACGCCTCGTCGCCACTGGTGTCCTCAAGCAGACCAAAGGCGTTGGCGCCTCCGGCTCTTTCCGCCTGGCCAAGGGCAACAAGGCGAAGAGGTCCCCGTctaggaagaggaagaaggcgGCCAGGAGATCCACGTCGCCCCGGAAAGCGGCTCGGCGCAGGAGAAGCAAGTCTCCAGCAAAGAAGCCCAAGTCTGCCGCCAAAAGAGCCAGGAAGAAGTCGAGGACCAGCCCGAAGAAAGCCAAGAGGCCAAAGACTGTTAGAGCCAAGTCACGGAAGGTGTCCAGGCCCAAGAAGGCAAAGCGGTCAAAACCCAAGGCCAAGTCCAGCGCTCGGAAATCACCCAAGAAGAAATAA